From the genome of Longispora fulva:
GCGCCGAGGTGACCGAACTGCGCGACACCCTGACCCGTCTCACCGACACCATCCAACGGAGGAATTCGTGAAGGTTCTCTACACCACCGAGGCAGTCTCCACCGGCGGCCGCGACGGCCAGGTCCGCACGGCCGACGGTCTGCTCGACACCCAGGTCGCGACCCCGAAGGAGCTCGGCGGCCCCGGCGGAGCGACCAACCCGGAGCAGCTGTTCGCCGCCGGCTACGCCGCGTGCTTCCACTCGGCGCTGCGGCTCGTCGCCGGCAAGGCCGGCGTCGCGATCGACGGCTCGACCGTGGCGGCGGAGGTCGGCCTCGGCGCGAACGGCGCCGGCGGTTTCGGGCTGACCGTGGCGCTCACCACGAGCCTGCCGGGCGTGCCGGCCGAGCAGGCCGAGAAGCTGGTCGCCAAGGCGCACGAGGTGTGCCCGTACTCGAACGCGACCCGGGGCAACATCGACGTCGCGATCGCCCTGGCGTAACCCGCGCACGCACGGACGAG
Proteins encoded in this window:
- a CDS encoding organic hydroperoxide resistance protein, translated to MKVLYTTEAVSTGGRDGQVRTADGLLDTQVATPKELGGPGGATNPEQLFAAGYAACFHSALRLVAGKAGVAIDGSTVAAEVGLGANGAGGFGLTVALTTSLPGVPAEQAEKLVAKAHEVCPYSNATRGNIDVAIALA